In Oncorhynchus tshawytscha isolate Ot180627B linkage group LG01, Otsh_v2.0, whole genome shotgun sequence, the genomic stretch GAATGTCTGAAGCAAAATGGCATTGAAAGTGCATAAAAACTGTTAATACTGTCATATTTCCTATCACAAATATAATGTTCAAAGGGTATTTTCATTGGATACTTTCTCTGTCTTGGGTTAAACGTTGCTATATGTTAATAATAATACTTGAATGTGGTTATTACAGTTTGTGTTACCATTGTAATCAATAAAGATAATTTACAATGAGAACCTCTAAGAATAAAAACAAATACACTTTTCCCTTCAATGTTCTAATATGAAACCTGCTAAAAAGGTGTAGAGCACACCATCGTTAAAACACCTCTTGTCCCTTCTTCGGACATCTGCCTCCATTTTAAAACACAAGCCAATTCAAGGCCGTTGTCACAATTCACAACAACTTCATATgagcctcttcttcttcctccttttcctccttgtTACCATGGTCTGTGTTGAGACTTCACAGGGTCCCTGCCACTCGTGTCCTGCCCAGCGAGGAACCTTATTCTGGGGCTGAGATCTGAGGCCTGCTCCCTGAATCACCCCCTCCAGGGCTAGTCTTTTATTGATCCAGACTGAGCCGTATTGACTTGAGCTGGGTTAGCTCTAGCCTGCTAAGTTTTGCAGAGCTGAGGtaggttctctctgtctctcctagaGAGGCTTATCTTACGTGAGTCCTCACTGTAACCCATGCCTTTGGGTGTCAAACAGGAGATAGAGATACAAGAATAGCTCCTAGGAAGGTTGAATATTGTGCAGAAATCTCCTCTTTTGAAACATAGTTGTTATTCCAACACACATGCAAGCGACTCATTAGATGTGTGCCCATTTTCAGTGGTGCAAAAACTTTTTAAAAAAGACCCATTGCAGCCGTTTTTATATCTATATCCAATCATTTctaggtaacaattaagtaccttagcttaaaatggacaaaaacagctttttagcaAATTCTTCATGCAAGACTTTTGTtaagactgtctgggagtggtctgtgtGGGGATGGGAAAActtaaaactagctgttattggcagagaggttagaAACTccctttgttattggtctattaactaatttaccgcctggtgatgtcaccaggcaagccGAAACTCCCGCCAATGCAAACAGGTTGATTAGACGACTGTATTTCCAACTAGCAAATATTAGGAAATAACactgattttaaaaaatcacacttttacagtgttcgTTTCATCAACTGTTGTACAATattatacaaaacacaggaaaaaagCATttcgactgcactgggcctttaagtagGACAAATGGCAGGCTATCTCCCTCTCATAATTCAGATCAGGCTAGCTGCTGTTATATAGACTTGCCTAGAGCCCATGTACTCTGTGAGCAGCATGGGTCATCCACAAATGATCTCTGCACCCCTCGGTTTGTGGCCAGTTTCTCAAGTTCCTCCCGATGAGTATTACTGTTCTTGACTTGGAGAAGGAGATAAAGTCAGAGCCTTACAACAGGCCCTTCAGCATGTAATGACCGAGTCATAGGTTCAATTGTCGCTGGGGCCACCAATACAAAATGTATGTACTCACTgatgtaagtcgctttggatctGCTAAATGGCCTATATTAATGTCCCAGTTCAGTCCTCCCACCACAGGGGGAGCTACCTCCCTGACACAGATTCCCTCTACTACACAGAGCTCTCGTCCGGTTTGGGCAGCAGCTGTGTGTGCTTCCTCTTCTCTAGGATCCTGTTGAGTTCCTCAGTGAAGGAGTAGCAGAGAGGAGAACTGCTGTCTGCGTCACTCTGTCTTAACAACACATAGCTGTTACCGTGCATCCTCCGCAAGACGCTGGGTAACGTCGCCGATAGGCCGTTGGGGCTGGGGAAGTCTTGCAAGTCAAACTCTGATTGGTTGAGGGCAGTGTGGGGGGTCTGAGGAggcggggggagaggaggggcagggggTGGGGGGTCCTTGTTGGGGGACGACTGGCCCTCCCCAGGGACGATCTGGAGGAAGCCCCCTTCATGCGCGTCACTGTCCCCCGGTTGTTTGGAGGCACCGTTACCATTACAGATCCCATTCCCATTACAGTGGCTGGAGATGGTCTTGAGCTCTAGGTGGGTGGAGCTACTGTGGCGTTTCTGATGCTGCTTCCTGTGTTTTTTCTTCCTGTTCGTGTGATTGGCAGAGGCAGCGGCGGCAGCGCGGAGAGAGTACTTCCCCCTGTGGCCGCCCCGAAGACAGAAGCCCACGTAGAGGAGAACCACTGTGAGAACCAGACACAGACCCCCTAGGATGGTGATCATGGACAGGTACATAGCCTCCATGCTCCTGGGGGAGAGCAGCTCCGAGGTGGGGGGAGATGGGCCGGGGGAGGGGGTAGCAGGGGCCTCTCTGAGGAGGGGGTGCcctgggtggaggagggggtcaAGGCTGGATGAGTCAGAGTCCCGGGGGTGTAGTAGGAGTAGTCTTCCTTGGTGGGGTCCATGGGCGGGGGAGGGGGTTGGGGCATGTCTAAACGAACTGTCACAGAGTACGTAACCACGGCGACCCGGATGCCATTCTCAAGGGCGTGGCAGGTGTACTCGCCGCTCTGCTCAGGTCGGGACTCAATGACCAGGAGGCCATCATTTCCCACTCTGAAGCCGGAGTCCAGGCCGTAGCCCTGCAGCTCTGACCCACCCAGAGTCCACACTGGGGTTGCCAGGTTGGAGCCGAGTTCACACTGGAGCAGCACGTCATCTCCCACCATCACAGACCGGCTCCGGTGCTGGACTAGCTCTGAATGAATGGCAACACACATACATAATGAGTATCCTCTCACAATAAGACTGATATACTGTTATGGATTTCAGAATAGACACTAAAAGGCCCAAGACATTGTACTATGTGTTTGGGAGTTATATGCAACTTCTATACAACTTATCAGACTGCATATATGACTCTAAAATCACTGGTGCATAAAGAATTCAATATGTTACATTCTCCCATTTAAAACAATTGCATCATAATCAGAAAAGCTTGAGGATCTCAAATCCTGAATTGCATAGTATTTTCTAACTTCTTAGTATGTAAAGTGCATCAATGTATAAGTCAGATTCTCTTCTGAAAGTTCTCTTCAGACCTATCAGAAATATGATTAGAGGTGCTATGGAAACGAGGGTGCTGCAGAGACAGCATGCATAACCAACTTTCAAATATTAACACAACTTTTAAATCCCTCAACTTTCCAGATAAATTACATCTGCACGACAATACAACTAAGTATGGTTGGTAAGgccggtctgtgtgtgtctgcgtaccGTCTGCTGTGTCGCTGTCACATCCTCTGTTCCCATACAGGACGTCCTGACTCAGGTTAGacctgacaggagaggagaggaggagagactgttaGCGTGTCAtcaagtgcgcacacacacacacacacacacagaactattCATGTCACGTTCACCAGCACAGTCAACAAACATTACGCCCAGTTCAGCATTACGCAACAGTTGTGAATGCATTGCAGAGATtgcaacacagacagagatatacagaagATAAGATAAGTCAaatcaaacacacagacagacacaagggCACCAGCTAAAATGATATTACTCAACCCCATCACCTGACAGTGacgtgatgacacacacacacacacctgtcagtctgTGCTGTGATGTCCACACAGTCCTGTCCATCCCAGCCACAGTAAGGGTCCCGGGAGAAGACACAGTCGTAACAGGAGGTGTACCTGCTACAGGTGGAGAGAGGCAGCTGGACCACACAAGAGGGAGAACCTACATACACACTCatctagaggggagagagagagagcctctctGTGTTATTGAAAATGGGCTAGAGCAAAAGCCAACAGCAGTGGATCTGGGTTAGCGGTCCTTCACTTAGAATgacaataaacaaaacatacaaaacATAATACTAGCCGTGTGAGTGAAAATGTGcacctgtgcgtgtgtgtacgtgtgtgtacgtgtctgcaCGTCCGTTTGtgagtgtgtacctgtgtgtgtgagatgacCAGGCTATCCACAGGCTGTGGTTGGTCAAACAGCTGTAGCTCCTCTATGATGTGTAGATGGCCCTTGACCTCCACAGCCCTGTGCAGCCAGCCATCGTCtgaaacaggagacagagacagggtcacaacacacacacacatacaatgggatgtactgtacatgtggttTGAAGTCTGTTCCATTCCATTACTGGGATGATTGGTGATCGCAATAATTGACTGCCTAGTGACACACAAATTAATCACATGTACGcagacacacaacataacacatgcACACCataaccctccccctctctacaccCCCACCAACCTGTGCCCatgaacagaacatggtagttcTGCCCGTCCAGCCCCTCCACCCTGTGAGCCGCCAGCTGGGTGTAGTCTGTGGTCCTCCTGAACAACAGGGGGCGCTGCTCTGTAGACATGACTTGCTGGGACATCAGAGGGTGTCTCCTCACAAAGTTCAACACGTCGTCTGGCAAGGAGGTGGAGGAGTTGATACCTCTAGATCTCAACTGGTCTGTTATACACTATAGACGAGGGAAGAGGGgatgagaaggatggagagagagggggatgagaggaaggAGTTGACACTTCTAGATCTCAATGGGTCGGTTATACACTGGAGCGAGGGGTTAAGAAAAATACATTcataagagagagggatagaggagagaaagaggtagagttgAGGCCTCTGGCTCTCAAATGGTCTGGATGTATGGATGAATAAATTAATGGGGATAGATGCtgtagatggatagagagagatgagaggaagataTAGCCCTGGAATGGTAATCGAACTCATTGAACAcgtgtgtttgataccattccatttactgcattccagccattataatgagccatcctcccctcagcagcctgctGTAACCTATTAGCCACTATGAGTTGAAAAGTCAGTGTGTGCAAGCTGCTTATCTCTCTCCACCTGACTAAGCGAACAACTTCTCTGACTTTGTCCTCTGTAAGATGTCATTGCCAACTCTGCTAAGAGGCTTTGACACTGCCACTACAGTTAAGACCCAGAACCGTTACTTCCTCTACCCCATTTCACAGCTAGACCCGGAGAGCGGAAATGAAGCTTTTCGGCATTGAAACGACACTACTGTGGATCACGACCCGTCTCATTAATGATGTCATTCCTTTGGAACCTATAATAAGTCATCATCATAACTGTGCAGAGTCTCGGCCCAGCAATAATCACCATAGAAAATGGCTTTCAACGACATAAGCTCCTTCCATTTGATCCTCATCCAAGAAGCTGCCACTCAGCTCTATGATCACTTTTtccatctttcctctctctccttcccagtccctcctcctcagtctgtttttttataaacccctctctccccctcactcctcaacctttctccctccccaccctttacagtctcaatctctccctctccccagttCTTCATGTGAGTATTTAGACTCAGTAGATTGGATGTTGGGATGCTGGGGAAAGAGGAGATAGATTAGGGGAAACTTTACATCGGCAACTAAGAAGACCTGACTGGGCCTGTTATATGGAAGTCTGCTTGGACAGCAAAAGacgaggcgtgtgtgtgtgtgtgtgacactcacTGATCCAGGTCGTGGGTCAGGGACCTTGCCAGTGTACTCGCTCCATTTGGCTCCAGAGTCCTGGTTCTCTATGTAGGGCCCATCAAAGACCCGCTGGAGCTCAGACAGAGAAAACTGGCACACTGCCGACGCCTTCACGTTCTTcctatagcacacacacacacacaaacacaaacaaacaaatgtttGAAGGTTGCCGTAACATACGAAGACGTTGATATGTTCAACAGTTACATTGCCCTAAACAGTTTGTGATATCCCACATAAAGAAATGGGGTTTGGGACTATTCCATCTATTCCACTGGTTTCATTAGGTTGGACAAGATAAATGAAGTCACTCAATTAAGAATTCCCAAAATATTGGAGAGAAAACTAATACTATTTGGACCAGATCTGGTGAAGAGGTACAAGTGACTGTTCCAATCCAGGAGAGCTCAAAGCTAGGTTCCTAATACAAACAGTGCTGTCTCCAGGGACATGGTCTGTAAACACTACAGCACTCAGAGGACACGTCACAAactgatacagtataaacatctctctctcccaatggatgttttcattgacctgggtcacacacacacacacacacacacacacacacacacacacacacacacacacacacacacacacacacaccagcaataAACCTTAGGTGTTACTACAGCGACAGCTAAAATAGATCAGAGATTGACATAGCGGAGatgaaaagagagatagagagagagagagcagggggcatTGTGACAAAGAGAAATGTTCAAAGCTAATCAAGAGAAGCTCTACGTCTCCTTTGACATGTAAAAAAGGGAGTGaggtgaacagagagagggagaatgagaagaGAGTAGGCGTGAAGGATAAGAGAAGGTATgagtgggagagaagagaaggagaggtaaaCAAAAGAAGGAATGGGGCCCTTTAAGGGAATGGAAAAAAAAGACTGGGAGAGAGCGTTGGTGACCAGAGCTGAGCTACTATATCACCTGATACTCAGACAGCCAGAGGACATTGTGGTCTCTCATACACACATCCAACCCATCATTGACATTGCCAAGTGTAACCTGACCATAGAGGTCATaactacagtctctctctcatatatatctcATATACATCTCACATACATCTCATATACATCTCATATACATCTAGTTCTACTACTACTCACCACTCGAGACCAAAGACGCCGTAGAACAGCGTGTCGTGAGGTGTGTCCCCCGACAGCGTGTACACACTCCTCAACACGTTGAAGTGGAAGTCATATTCCGGCAGGGAACACACCAGTCTGGCCTTCAGGAACGATGTCCACCTCTTCTGGAGGGTCAAAagacctcctctgtctccctacgagagagggaggaggagggaggggggaggaggaggagagtagaagaggaggatggagggagagggggaagggaaagGAGAAGATGAGGGGGAGTgagaagaggacaggggagaagaggaggatgaaagagaaaaagagggagcagAAGGAGAAATAAGGTTAGCACTCAACATATGGACAACCTAAACTAAGTCCAGAGAACATGCCTTTCTTGGGCACAAAGGAGGGTCAAGGGAGGTTATCGTATCTGCAACGTTGTTTACTTTTTCAATCTACAGCTCCCCCGGAGCTAAGACACGAGACAGAGAGCATAGccatgggagtgtgtgtgtgtgtgtgtgtgtgtgtgtgtgtgtgtttgcatctgtgTCTGCTTAGCAACAGCACAGCCCTGTGAAAGCCCATTAGCAACCCTGTTGAGAGGGGTGATACACACTAGACATCAAGTGCACTCTGCATTCGAGAGTGTTATCTGCTGctgagaagcacacacacacagctcagaggGCAAGCCAGAGGCAACGTATACATCAAAACACACCCTCTCTTTCTACTAAAGTCGAGGGCAAGCGGTTTTTCAGGAGCACAATGCTCAGAAGTGTTGACCAGGTGGTATCTAAGCTGATCAAATCAGATCATTTGACACCTGTCCTCAACAAATAATATCTCACTTTGACATTTTCTTCAGTGTCTAAAAGTCCTTGCCCTGGTACAGTAAGTCAGTGCCTAATGCCCACAGGGCCACCCTACCCTGCTCTTccttcatctctttctccctcctcaccactctcTCCTGGCTTCACATGGTATCTGCTCCTGGCTCTTCTCAACCTCCCTTCCAACCcacatcctcctcaccccctTACACCTCTCCTCACCTTACAGACTCGTCCAACCCGTGCCACTCTAATGTGGCTGTAGTATGGTGTCTGCTCCTGGCTCTTCTCAGTAAAGAAGTAATAGATTTTATCGTCATCTCCGGTGGTACtgccctcactctccctcaccaGGGCACTGCCCACAAAGTCAGCCTCTGGGGAACAAAGAAACACAGACAGCGTAATGAAACATGCCAACTCTTCACTTAGAAATGAATTAAAACTGTTCAAGCAAATAAAACCTA encodes the following:
- the LOC112256491 gene encoding semaphorin-4G, whose protein sequence is MAVCVCTTLPALLLLLSCGVCVTVGYPFRPPIDLDVTPRITITTSGLLGCRRFQSSVVNYSTLLLEEDKGLLYVGARGAAFSLNATDISDSTARTIEWEASTVQKQQCLSKGKDNKTECYNHIRFLQRFNSTHLYMCGTYAFRPLCAYIDEGRFKVSSEFEEGREKCPYGPATGYTGLIVDQQMYTASQYEFRGFPDVRRNFPSPTVRTEEAPTRWLHEADFVGSALVRESEGSTTGDDDKIYYFFTEKSQEQTPYYSHIRVARVGRVCKGDRGGLLTLQKRWTSFLKARLVCSLPEYDFHFNVLRSVYTLSGDTPHDTLFYGVFGLEWKNVKASAVCQFSLSELQRVFDGPYIENQDSGAKWSEYTGKVPDPRPGSCITDQLRSRGINSSTSLPDDVLNFVRRHPLMSQQVMSTEQRPLLFRRTTDYTQLAAHRVEGLDGQNYHVLFMGTDDGWLHRAVEVKGHLHIIEELQLFDQPQPVDSLVISHTQMSVYVGSPSCVVQLPLSTCSRYTSCYDCVFSRDPYCGWDGQDCVDITAQTDRSNLSQDVLYGNRGCDSDTADELVQHRSRSVMVGDDVLLQCELGSNLATPVWTLGGSELQGYGLDSGFRVGNDGLLVIESRPEQSGEYTCHALENGIRVAVVTYSVTVRLDMPQPPPPPMDPTKEDYSYYTPGTLTHPALTPSSTQGTPSSERPLLPPPPAHLPPPRSCSPPGAWRLCTCP